In a single window of the Drosophila miranda strain MSH22 chromosome XL, D.miranda_PacBio2.1, whole genome shotgun sequence genome:
- the LOC108156039 gene encoding protein kinase shaggy isoform X7: MSGRPRTSSFAEGNKQSPSLVLGGVKTCSRDGSKITTVVATPGQGTDRVQEVSYTDTKVIGNGSFGVVFQAKLCDTGELVAIKKVLQDRRFKNRELQIMRKLEHCNIVKLLYFFYSSGEKRDEVFLNLVLEYIPETVYKVARQYAKTKQTIPINFIRLYMYQLFRSLAYIHSLGICHRDIKPQNLLLDPETAVLKLCDFGSAKQLLHGEPNVSYICSRYYRAPELIFGAINYTTKIDVWSAGCVLAELLLGQPIFPGDSGVDQLVEVIKVLGTPTREQIREMNPNYTEFKFPQIKSHPWQKVFRIRTPTEAINLVSLLLEYTPSARITPLKACAHPFFDELRLEGNHTLPNGRDMPPLFNFTDHELSIQPSLVPQLLPKHLANRSSAGGQAAAGAVSGSTSVSSTGSGASADGAALAQAGGTSGSSVVGSVSGTGAAASSVGGPATGSSAGGQGNNSNPGSGAPSAVAAAPAAQQANAGGPAAAGGGGGGGGAAGAATAAGSIAATNAGGANVTGSQSNSALNSSGTANGNGNGNGNGETTAAGGTGGSAATPAAAGGDENGATAAATAAAAAETEAEAAAASG; encoded by the exons GTCGCGATGGTTCCAAAATTACAACAGTTGTTGCAACACCCGGCCAGGGCACCGATCGCGTACAAGAGGTCTCCTACACAGACACAAAGGTCATCGGCAATGGCAGCTTCGGTGTGGTATTCCAGGCCAAGCTCTGCGACACCGGCGAACTGGTGGCAATCAAAAAAGTTCTACAAGACAGACGATTTAAG AATCGCGAATTGCAAATAATGCGGAAGCTGGAGCATTGTAATATTGTGAAGCTTTTGTACTTTTTCTATTCGAGCGGTGAAAAG CGAGATGAAGTATTTTTGAATTTAGTCCTCGAATATATACCAGAAACCGTATACAAAGTGGCTCGCCAATATGCCAAAACCAAGCAAACGATACCAATCAACTTTATTCGG CTCTACATGTATCAACTGTTTAGAAGTTTGGCCTACATCCATTCGCTGGGCATTTGCCATCGTGATATCAAGCCACAGAATCTACTGCTCGATCCCGAAACGGCTGTGCTGAAGCTCTGTGACTTTGGCAGCGCCAAGCAGCTGCTCCACGGTGAGCCGAATGTCTCGTACATCTGCTCCCGGTATTATCGCGCACCCGAGCTAATATTCGGCGCCATTAATTATACAACAAAGATCG ATGTGTGGAGTGCCGGCTGCGTTCTGGCCGAACTGCTGTTGGGCCAGCCAATCTTCCCTGGCGACTCTGGTGTCGATCAGCTGGTCGAGGTCATCAAGGTCCTGGGCACACCGACAAGAGAACAAATACGCGAAATGAATCCAAACTACACGGAATTCAAGTTCCCACAAATTAAGAGTCATCCATGGCAGAAA GTTTTCCGTATACGCACTCCGACAGAAGCTATCAACTTGGTGTCCCTGCTGCTCGAGTACACGCCCAGCGCTCGGATCACACCGCTGAAGGCCTGTGCACATCCGTTCTTCGATGAGCTGCGCCTCGAGGGGAACCACACCTTGCCCAATGGCCGCGACATGCCGCCGCTATTCAACTTCACAGATCACG AGCTCTCGATACAGCCCAGCTTGGTGCCGCAGTTGTTGCCAAAGCATCTGGCCAATCGCTCGTCGGCCGGCGGCCAAGCAGCTGCCGGTGCTGTGAGCGGCTCCACCAGCGTCTCCTCAACGGGCAGCGGCGCCTCGGCGGACGGTGCCGCTTTGGCCCAGGCTGGCGGGACATCTGGATCGTCAGTAGTCGGTTCCGTGTCGGGAACAGGAGCAGCCGCTTCGTCCGTCGGTGGACCGGCGACCGGCTCGAGTGCCGGCGGTCAAGGAAACAATAGCAATCCCGGCTCCGGTGCGCCGTCCGCCGTTGCGGCTGCCCCGGCTGCCCAGCAGGCAAATGCCGGCGGCCCTGCAGCCGCCGGcggtggtggcggcggcggtggtgcgGCGGGTGCTGCCACTGCAGCCGGCTCCATAGCTGCGACCAATGCTGGTGGCGCCAACGTGACAG GCTCACAGTCTAACAGCGCTCTGAACAGCAGCGGCACAGCCAATGGTAACGGTAACGGCAACGGAAACGGGGAGACTACAGCAGCAGGAGGCACCGGAGGCAGTGCCGCAACGCCAGCCGCTGCAGGAGGGGACGAGAATGgtgctacagcagcagcaacagcagccgcagcagcagagaccgaggcagaagcagcagcagcgtccgGTTAG
- the LOC108156039 gene encoding protein kinase shaggy isoform X5 has product MSGRPRTSSFAEGNKQSPSLVLGGVKTCSRDGSKITTVVATPGQGTDRVQEVSYTDTKVIGNGSFGVVFQAKLCDTGELVAIKKVLQDRRFKNRELQIMRKLEHCNIVKLLYFFYSSGEKLAEFPIDLGIFASVLKPQRDEVFLNLVLEYIPETVYKVARQYAKTKQTIPINFIRLYMYQLFRSLAYIHSLGICHRDIKPQNLLLDPETAVLKLCDFGSAKQLLHGEPNVSYICSRYYRAPELIFGAINYTTKIDVWSAGCVLAELLLGQPIFPGDSGVDQLVEVIKVLGTPTREQIREMNPNYTEFKFPQIKSHPWQKVFRIRTPTEAINLVSLLLEYTPSARITPLKACAHPFFDELRLEGNHTLPNGRDMPPLFNFTDHELSIQPSLVPQLLPKHLANRSSAGGQAAAGAVSGSTSVSSTGSGASADGAALAQAGGTSGSSVVGSVSGTGAAASSVGGPATGSSAGGQGNNSNPGSGAPSAVAAAPAAQQANAGGPAAAGGGGGGGGAAGAATAAGSIAATNAGGANVTGSQSNSALNSSGTANGNGNGNGNGETTAAGGTGGSAATPAAAGGDENGATAAATAAAAAETEAEAAAASG; this is encoded by the exons GTCGCGATGGTTCCAAAATTACAACAGTTGTTGCAACACCCGGCCAGGGCACCGATCGCGTACAAGAGGTCTCCTACACAGACACAAAGGTCATCGGCAATGGCAGCTTCGGTGTGGTATTCCAGGCCAAGCTCTGCGACACCGGCGAACTGGTGGCAATCAAAAAAGTTCTACAAGACAGACGATTTAAG AATCGCGAATTGCAAATAATGCGGAAGCTGGAGCATTGTAATATTGTGAAGCTTTTGTACTTTTTCTATTCGAGCGGTGAAAAG TTGGCTGAATTTCCCATCGATTTGGGAATATTTGCCAGTGTGCTCAAGCCCCAG CGAGATGAAGTATTTTTGAATTTAGTCCTCGAATATATACCAGAAACCGTATACAAAGTGGCTCGCCAATATGCCAAAACCAAGCAAACGATACCAATCAACTTTATTCGG CTCTACATGTATCAACTGTTTAGAAGTTTGGCCTACATCCATTCGCTGGGCATTTGCCATCGTGATATCAAGCCACAGAATCTACTGCTCGATCCCGAAACGGCTGTGCTGAAGCTCTGTGACTTTGGCAGCGCCAAGCAGCTGCTCCACGGTGAGCCGAATGTCTCGTACATCTGCTCCCGGTATTATCGCGCACCCGAGCTAATATTCGGCGCCATTAATTATACAACAAAGATCG ATGTGTGGAGTGCCGGCTGCGTTCTGGCCGAACTGCTGTTGGGCCAGCCAATCTTCCCTGGCGACTCTGGTGTCGATCAGCTGGTCGAGGTCATCAAGGTCCTGGGCACACCGACAAGAGAACAAATACGCGAAATGAATCCAAACTACACGGAATTCAAGTTCCCACAAATTAAGAGTCATCCATGGCAGAAA GTTTTCCGTATACGCACTCCGACAGAAGCTATCAACTTGGTGTCCCTGCTGCTCGAGTACACGCCCAGCGCTCGGATCACACCGCTGAAGGCCTGTGCACATCCGTTCTTCGATGAGCTGCGCCTCGAGGGGAACCACACCTTGCCCAATGGCCGCGACATGCCGCCGCTATTCAACTTCACAGATCACG AGCTCTCGATACAGCCCAGCTTGGTGCCGCAGTTGTTGCCAAAGCATCTGGCCAATCGCTCGTCGGCCGGCGGCCAAGCAGCTGCCGGTGCTGTGAGCGGCTCCACCAGCGTCTCCTCAACGGGCAGCGGCGCCTCGGCGGACGGTGCCGCTTTGGCCCAGGCTGGCGGGACATCTGGATCGTCAGTAGTCGGTTCCGTGTCGGGAACAGGAGCAGCCGCTTCGTCCGTCGGTGGACCGGCGACCGGCTCGAGTGCCGGCGGTCAAGGAAACAATAGCAATCCCGGCTCCGGTGCGCCGTCCGCCGTTGCGGCTGCCCCGGCTGCCCAGCAGGCAAATGCCGGCGGCCCTGCAGCCGCCGGcggtggtggcggcggcggtggtgcgGCGGGTGCTGCCACTGCAGCCGGCTCCATAGCTGCGACCAATGCTGGTGGCGCCAACGTGACAG GCTCACAGTCTAACAGCGCTCTGAACAGCAGCGGCACAGCCAATGGTAACGGTAACGGCAACGGAAACGGGGAGACTACAGCAGCAGGAGGCACCGGAGGCAGTGCCGCAACGCCAGCCGCTGCAGGAGGGGACGAGAATGgtgctacagcagcagcaacagcagccgcagcagcagagaccgaggcagaagcagcagcagcgtccgGTTAG
- the LOC108156039 gene encoding protein kinase shaggy isoform X8 encodes MLVNRSSLFEGRDGSKITTVVATPGQGTDRVQEVSYTDTKVIGNGSFGVVFQAKLCDTGELVAIKKVLQDRRFKNRELQIMRKLEHCNIVKLLYFFYSSGEKLAEFPIDLGIFASVLKPQRDEVFLNLVLEYIPETVYKVARQYAKTKQTIPINFIRLYMYQLFRSLAYIHSLGICHRDIKPQNLLLDPETAVLKLCDFGSAKQLLHGEPNVSYICSRYYRAPELIFGAINYTTKIDVWSAGCVLAELLLGQPIFPGDSGVDQLVEVIKVLGTPTREQIREMNPNYTEFKFPQIKSHPWQKVFRIRTPTEAINLVSLLLEYTPSARITPLKACAHPFFDELRLEGNHTLPNGRDMPPLFNFTDHELSIQPSLVPQLLPKHLANRSSAGGQAAAGAVSGSTSVSSTGSGASADGAALAQAGGTSGSSVVGSVSGTGAAASSVGGPATGSSAGGQGNNSNPGSGAPSAVAAAPAAQQANAGGPAAAGGGGGGGGAAGAATAAGSIAATNAGGANVTGSQSNSALNSSGTANGNGNGNGNGETTAAGGTGGSAATPAAAGGDENGATAAATAAAAAETEAEAAAASG; translated from the exons GTCGCGATGGTTCCAAAATTACAACAGTTGTTGCAACACCCGGCCAGGGCACCGATCGCGTACAAGAGGTCTCCTACACAGACACAAAGGTCATCGGCAATGGCAGCTTCGGTGTGGTATTCCAGGCCAAGCTCTGCGACACCGGCGAACTGGTGGCAATCAAAAAAGTTCTACAAGACAGACGATTTAAG AATCGCGAATTGCAAATAATGCGGAAGCTGGAGCATTGTAATATTGTGAAGCTTTTGTACTTTTTCTATTCGAGCGGTGAAAAG TTGGCTGAATTTCCCATCGATTTGGGAATATTTGCCAGTGTGCTCAAGCCCCAG CGAGATGAAGTATTTTTGAATTTAGTCCTCGAATATATACCAGAAACCGTATACAAAGTGGCTCGCCAATATGCCAAAACCAAGCAAACGATACCAATCAACTTTATTCGG CTCTACATGTATCAACTGTTTAGAAGTTTGGCCTACATCCATTCGCTGGGCATTTGCCATCGTGATATCAAGCCACAGAATCTACTGCTCGATCCCGAAACGGCTGTGCTGAAGCTCTGTGACTTTGGCAGCGCCAAGCAGCTGCTCCACGGTGAGCCGAATGTCTCGTACATCTGCTCCCGGTATTATCGCGCACCCGAGCTAATATTCGGCGCCATTAATTATACAACAAAGATCG ATGTGTGGAGTGCCGGCTGCGTTCTGGCCGAACTGCTGTTGGGCCAGCCAATCTTCCCTGGCGACTCTGGTGTCGATCAGCTGGTCGAGGTCATCAAGGTCCTGGGCACACCGACAAGAGAACAAATACGCGAAATGAATCCAAACTACACGGAATTCAAGTTCCCACAAATTAAGAGTCATCCATGGCAGAAA GTTTTCCGTATACGCACTCCGACAGAAGCTATCAACTTGGTGTCCCTGCTGCTCGAGTACACGCCCAGCGCTCGGATCACACCGCTGAAGGCCTGTGCACATCCGTTCTTCGATGAGCTGCGCCTCGAGGGGAACCACACCTTGCCCAATGGCCGCGACATGCCGCCGCTATTCAACTTCACAGATCACG AGCTCTCGATACAGCCCAGCTTGGTGCCGCAGTTGTTGCCAAAGCATCTGGCCAATCGCTCGTCGGCCGGCGGCCAAGCAGCTGCCGGTGCTGTGAGCGGCTCCACCAGCGTCTCCTCAACGGGCAGCGGCGCCTCGGCGGACGGTGCCGCTTTGGCCCAGGCTGGCGGGACATCTGGATCGTCAGTAGTCGGTTCCGTGTCGGGAACAGGAGCAGCCGCTTCGTCCGTCGGTGGACCGGCGACCGGCTCGAGTGCCGGCGGTCAAGGAAACAATAGCAATCCCGGCTCCGGTGCGCCGTCCGCCGTTGCGGCTGCCCCGGCTGCCCAGCAGGCAAATGCCGGCGGCCCTGCAGCCGCCGGcggtggtggcggcggcggtggtgcgGCGGGTGCTGCCACTGCAGCCGGCTCCATAGCTGCGACCAATGCTGGTGGCGCCAACGTGACAG GCTCACAGTCTAACAGCGCTCTGAACAGCAGCGGCACAGCCAATGGTAACGGTAACGGCAACGGAAACGGGGAGACTACAGCAGCAGGAGGCACCGGAGGCAGTGCCGCAACGCCAGCCGCTGCAGGAGGGGACGAGAATGgtgctacagcagcagcaacagcagccgcagcagcagagaccgaggcagaagcagcagcagcgtccgGTTAG
- the LOC108156039 gene encoding protein kinase shaggy isoform X6, with the protein MRKLEHCNIVKLLYFFYSSGEKLAEFPIDLGIFASVLKPQRDEVFLNLVLEYIPETVYKVARQYAKTKQTIPINFIRLYMYQLFRSLAYIHSLGICHRDIKPQNLLLDPETAVLKLCDFGSAKQLLHGEPNVSYICSRYYRAPELIFGAINYTTKIDVWSAGCVLAELLLGQPIFPGDSGVDQLVEVIKVLGTPTREQIREMNPNYTEFKFPQIKSHPWQKVFRIRTPTEAINLVSLLLEYTPSARITPLKACAHPFFDELRLEGNHTLPNGRDMPPLFNFTDHELSIQPSLVPQLLPKHLANRSSAGGQAAAGAVSGSTSVSSTGSGASADGAALAQAGGTSGSSVVGSVSGTGAAASSVGGPATGSSAGGQGNNSNPGSGAPSAVAAAPAAQQANAGGPAAAGGGGGGGGAAGAATAAGSIAATNAGGANVTGSQSNSALNSSGTANGNGNGNGNGETTAAGGTGGSAATPAAAGGDENGATAAATAAAAAETEAEAAAASG; encoded by the exons ATGCGGAAGCTGGAGCATTGTAATATTGTGAAGCTTTTGTACTTTTTCTATTCGAGCGGTGAAAAG TTGGCTGAATTTCCCATCGATTTGGGAATATTTGCCAGTGTGCTCAAGCCCCAG CGAGATGAAGTATTTTTGAATTTAGTCCTCGAATATATACCAGAAACCGTATACAAAGTGGCTCGCCAATATGCCAAAACCAAGCAAACGATACCAATCAACTTTATTCGG CTCTACATGTATCAACTGTTTAGAAGTTTGGCCTACATCCATTCGCTGGGCATTTGCCATCGTGATATCAAGCCACAGAATCTACTGCTCGATCCCGAAACGGCTGTGCTGAAGCTCTGTGACTTTGGCAGCGCCAAGCAGCTGCTCCACGGTGAGCCGAATGTCTCGTACATCTGCTCCCGGTATTATCGCGCACCCGAGCTAATATTCGGCGCCATTAATTATACAACAAAGATCG ATGTGTGGAGTGCCGGCTGCGTTCTGGCCGAACTGCTGTTGGGCCAGCCAATCTTCCCTGGCGACTCTGGTGTCGATCAGCTGGTCGAGGTCATCAAGGTCCTGGGCACACCGACAAGAGAACAAATACGCGAAATGAATCCAAACTACACGGAATTCAAGTTCCCACAAATTAAGAGTCATCCATGGCAGAAA GTTTTCCGTATACGCACTCCGACAGAAGCTATCAACTTGGTGTCCCTGCTGCTCGAGTACACGCCCAGCGCTCGGATCACACCGCTGAAGGCCTGTGCACATCCGTTCTTCGATGAGCTGCGCCTCGAGGGGAACCACACCTTGCCCAATGGCCGCGACATGCCGCCGCTATTCAACTTCACAGATCACG AGCTCTCGATACAGCCCAGCTTGGTGCCGCAGTTGTTGCCAAAGCATCTGGCCAATCGCTCGTCGGCCGGCGGCCAAGCAGCTGCCGGTGCTGTGAGCGGCTCCACCAGCGTCTCCTCAACGGGCAGCGGCGCCTCGGCGGACGGTGCCGCTTTGGCCCAGGCTGGCGGGACATCTGGATCGTCAGTAGTCGGTTCCGTGTCGGGAACAGGAGCAGCCGCTTCGTCCGTCGGTGGACCGGCGACCGGCTCGAGTGCCGGCGGTCAAGGAAACAATAGCAATCCCGGCTCCGGTGCGCCGTCCGCCGTTGCGGCTGCCCCGGCTGCCCAGCAGGCAAATGCCGGCGGCCCTGCAGCCGCCGGcggtggtggcggcggcggtggtgcgGCGGGTGCTGCCACTGCAGCCGGCTCCATAGCTGCGACCAATGCTGGTGGCGCCAACGTGACAG GCTCACAGTCTAACAGCGCTCTGAACAGCAGCGGCACAGCCAATGGTAACGGTAACGGCAACGGAAACGGGGAGACTACAGCAGCAGGAGGCACCGGAGGCAGTGCCGCAACGCCAGCCGCTGCAGGAGGGGACGAGAATGgtgctacagcagcagcaacagcagccgcagcagcagagaccgaggcagaagcagcagcagcgtccgGTTAG
- the LOC108165123 gene encoding uncharacterized protein LOC108165123 produces MAWLPSSSNGSDNADERSTASSASSAAGSNGRREEANGSPRPAPATATASAGAGAGARQPPALLRHATPYLQPKTESISDGDGDLSDFSLNDTEEDEEDLRDYIVLNGNQADGCRSLSNSPRSGSGCGNPFASSRTSPCRNGQLTGTANGNGASAGTGGGVRKVFTNTRERWRQQNVSGAFAELRKLVPTHPPDKKLSKNEILRSAIKYIKLLTGILDWQQRQDGHGHGHGQGHEQNNNDNHMANGHAPDAAEASAALSAFRHIKCERLDGHQQQRNGGNGGNDLLMIAPEAVIKTELQQQATTFPDPPSAMTVAVAEARVLAAVKPTTTASSGGRSSKRRVKLEGGLGLPTDLSVVKRRRT; encoded by the exons ATGGCCTGGCTACCGAGCAGCTCGAACGGATCGGACAACGCGGATGAGCGGAGCACGGCCTCCAGCGCCAGCTCGGCCGCCGGCAGCAATGGCCGACGGGAGGAGGCCAACGGCTCACCCAGGCCGGCACCTGCCACCGCCACTGCTtcagctggagctggggctggggctcgCCAGCCGCCGGCCCTGCTGCGGCATGCCACGCCCTATCTGCAGCCCAAGACGGAGTCCATTTCGGACGGAGACGGCGACTTGTCGGACTTCTCGCTGAACGACACcgaggaggatgaggaggatcTGCGCGACTATATCGTGCTGAACGGCAATCAGGCGGATG GCTGTCGTTCCCTGTCCAACTCGCCGcgcagcggcagtggctgtggcaatcCCTTCGCCAGCTCCCGGACCTCGCCCTGTCGCAACGGACAGCTGACGGGCACGGCGAACGGCAATGGCGCCTCCGCCGGGACTGGCGGTGGCGTCCGTAAGGTGTTCACCAACACCCGCGAGCGCTGGCGCCAGCAAAACGTGTCCGGGGCCTTCGCGGAGCTGCGCAAGCTGGTACCGACGCATCCGCCGGACAAGAAGCTGTCGAAGAACGAGATCCTGCGCTCGGCCATCAAGTACATCAAGTTGCTGACCGGCATCCTCGACTGGCAACAGCGCCAGGACGGGCACGGCCACGGGCACGGGCAAGGGCACGAGCagaacaacaacgacaaccaCATGGCCAACGGCCACGCTCCGGACGCAGCAGAGGCGTCAGCCGCCCTGTCCGCCTTCCGGCACATCAAGTGCGAGCGCCTGGAcggacaccagcagcagcgcaaCGGTGGCAACGGCGGCAACGATCTGCTCATGATTGCCCCCGAAGCAGTCATCAAAACGGAGCTCCAGCAGCAGGCCACCACCTTCCCCGATCCGCCATCCGCCATGACGGTGGCGGTGGCCGAGGCCCGGGTTCTGGCCGCAGTGAAGCCGACGACAACCGCCTCGTCCGGCGGCAGGAGCAGCAAGCGGCGGGTCAAGCTGGAGGGGGGCCTCGGCCTCCCCACTGACCTGAGTGTGGTCAAGCGACGCAGGACGTAG
- the LOC108165124 gene encoding YEATS domain-containing protein 4 has product MMSYRSAMRHQNVVDDCQRISCNKGPSSALFQLSGRCVIVKDIVLGCRMEWSDPDIPCLFDHTWCVYLRQQDNVSMENFVRRVTFRMSPRLPLRLQVADSAPFEITEVLVTDFPIEMQVEYTDPKMTSTTYVFKAPRLAGRSPEETPDKMIFVNPSPAMRLSLAAGNLSTMATATGSTSSLLSVAGVKGLDGQVGDAAEKSKKPGLAVKKHYQ; this is encoded by the coding sequence ATGATGAGCTACAGGAGCGCCATGCGGCACCAGAACGTGGTCGACGACTGCCAGCGGATTAGCTGCAACAAGGGTCCGAGCAGCGCCCTCTTCCAGCTGTCCGGGCGCTGTGTGATCGTCAAGGACATCGTGCTGGGCTGCCGCATGGAGTGGAGCGACCCCGACATACCCTGCCTGTTCGACCACACCTGGTGCGTCTACCTGCGCCAGCAGGACAATGTCAGCATGGAGAATTTCGTCCGCCGCGTCACGTTCCGGATGTCGCCGCGACTGCCGCTGCGTCTGCAGGTGGCGGACAGCGCCCCCTTCGAGATCACCGAGGTGCTGGTCACCGACTTTCCCATCGAGATGCAGGTGGAGTATACGGACCCCAAAATGACGTCCACCACCTACGTCTTCAAGGCGCCCCGCCTAGCCGGTCGCTCGCCCGAGGAGACGCCGGACAAGATGATCTTCGTGAATCCGTCGCCGGCCATGCGTCTCAGTCTCGCCGCGGGCAATCTCTCCACAATGGCCACGGCCACGGGCTCCACTTCCTCGCTGCTATCTGTAGCCGGGGTCAAGGGGTTGGACGGACAGGTCGGGGATGCGGCGGAGAAGTCCAAAAAGCCCGGGCTGGCCGTCAAGAAGCATTACCAGTGA